TTCACGAATGAAAACCCCTACTGATTCTTTTAGTGGTGGATGGGTGACAGGAAATAGCTTAAATTCGAGTCCGAATAAAGTGAAGGATTGAAACAGTCTTACATCGTGCCGCATGGGTTTCAAAAATCCCAGGTATTGCAGGATATAATCCAATGTAGCTTTAAGGCCGTACACAGGTACATGGTTCTGAACGCGGTGAAAATCACCAAAACCAGCATAGTGATCATAATGGCCATGGGTCCATATGACTGCATCCACATAGTCCAACCTGTTAGAGATCATCTGCCATCTCAGATCGGGACTGGTATCAATTAATACTTTTCCATCAGGTCCTTCAACTAATATCGAGAACCTGAGTCTTCGGCTGGCCCCCCCATCCAAAGCGTCCAGACACGCAGGACAGCGGCAACCTATCTTTGGTGTGCCTACGGCGTCACCTGTGCCCAGGAGTACAATCTTCATTGTTCATCTTCAGGTGAATATTTCAGTGCCATTCTTTTATTAAACTCACCCACGGCGTGGAGCAGGTCCTTTTGGGTCAATTTTGTCCTATCGGTCATAAGGGCACTTAACACTGCTTCACGGACTACCATTCTTAGATCTGAACCAGAATATCCTTCAGTTAATGATGCTATCTCATTTGTATTAAAAGTGCCCTCGATCTCACTAATGGCAATATCCATGATCTTTTCTCTCATCTCTGCATCGGGTAATGGGAAGTTCACGATCTCATCAAACCTTCTCCAGGCAGCGCTGTCCAGCAGCTGGGGATGGTTGGTGGCTCCAATTAGGAGTACACCATGCTGGATGAGGCTTATCTCGTCAATAGCTTTAAGGAGGGTGTTTACCGCTCTTTTAAGTGCTGCATGTTCATCTGTGGATCGGGTCTTGGCAATAAAATCGAACTCATCAATGAAAAGTATGCATGGATTCATGCGTTTTGCAAGGTCGAACACCCTGTCAATATTCTTGGCAGTCTCTCCAAGATACTGATCAGTTATCATGGATAACCTGACCTCTAAAAAGGGCAGACTGAGTTTAGCTGACATGGCCCTGGCAGTTGAAGTCTTACCTGTGCCCGGAGGGCCAACAAATAATAGTTTTCCAATCTCTGTTAATCTGATACGTTTGAGATAATCCCTGAATTGTATGGCCTTGACCATCTTTTCAACTTCGTCCTTCTGATCCTGGTTCAGGACAAGCCTGTCAAATGTCTGGTCAATTTCCTCAGGGACCCAGATGTGTACCAGTTTCAGCAGGTCTACTTCTGCATCTTCGGATGATATCTGCGAGATCAATGAGTCCACCCACTCGCGGCTCATCTCTTTAGGTTCGTTCAATTTTTTTGC
This genomic interval from Methanosarcinales archaeon contains the following:
- a CDS encoding MBL fold metallo-hydrolase, which produces MKIVLLGTGDAVGTPKIGCRCPACLDALDGGASRRLRFSILVEGPDGKVLIDTSPDLRWQMISNRLDYVDAVIWTHGHYDHYAGFGDFHRVQNHVPVYGLKATLDYILQYLGFLKPMRHDVRLFQSFTLFGLEFKLFPVTHPPLKESVGVFIRENDKKVIISGDTNEHIPSQSLEIMQDADLLIIDAIVPPGINLAKHMNSEQASELARNLGAKKTVFTHISHMFPPHDQAIKKWPLGKDGMEFEI
- a CDS encoding ATP-binding protein, with product MYDKKLETAGLILTSVIYNKNENLQADDLPANVRKHYWDIKEKTVRKPINVTSNDLEKLFDIPDPQGIANSLPFLEYEEFGSKLNLTVFDLGVSWLAKQENGVEYIQNNPVLAYFYENYDSLGVSYEDAKKLNEPKEMSREWVDSLISQISSEDAEVDLLKLVHIWVPEEIDQTFDRLVLNQDQKDEVEKMVKAIQFRDYLKRIRLTEIGKLLFVGPPGTGKTSTARAMSAKLSLPFLEVRLSMITDQYLGETAKNIDRVFDLAKRMNPCILFIDEFDFIAKTRSTDEHAALKRAVNTLLKAIDEISLIQHGVLLIGATNHPQLLDSAAWRRFDEIVNFPLPDAEMREKIMDIAISEIEGTFNTNEIASLTEGYSGSDLRMVVREAVLSALMTDRTKLTQKDLLHAVGEFNKRMALKYSPEDEQ